A section of the Brevundimonas sp. AJA228-03 genome encodes:
- a CDS encoding TonB-dependent receptor, protein MTNRSRAFWAGTALVTSLAMSTAVYAQETTSAIRGTVATADGLPISGASIRVVHEPSGTTTTTLTGSDGVFDARGLRVGGPYTVSVGAEGYAADSLDGVIIGAGDTLRLNFDLESASAVDDIVVIGARDVTANNTGVSSTLDADDIAGVVSINRDIRDLARRNILVSSNARDNGGISIAGSNPRTNRVSIDGIAAQDEFGLNGGGLPTRRGPVSLDAVEQFTVSAVPVDVENGDFNGGALDVVLKSGGNDFHGTAFVNYLNDGLVGDSIRGANIPSQVTQTNYGFFVSGPLWQDRLFFSSSYEFYESVDQTAIGPAGAGFSNSIIGITQANIDSFINDFNTIYASDFPIGNIDRTKPILDEKYTVKLDWNITDNQRLSATYRNAESSLTAGGGNRTSLSTTTAALSSQWYVTGENDEAYAVELNSNWTNSLSSQIRYSERNYVRLQQPPGGQIFSDVTVCGDLNRTITNNVITSCTPTSQYRFGPDLNRHANYLETSNKTLLAKAEYALGDNLFKIGYQGQEIEVFNIFVPNSRGTYYFDSLTDFRTGQASRLVYTNAITGNANDAAAVFKYRLNSVFAQDTLELTPSLTIQAGVRYDWYSSDAKPAYNANFVARNGFSNQSTYDGMEILMPRVSVEWDTTDWLTINGGVGLFSGGLPDVLLSNVFSVTGVLTSGIQIERNADGTFRETTGVAGFTPAIGAAALNLNLADPRTFYDIPAAVRALQGGAVASPVSEVNAFSPSYELPSDWRYFLNATVEAPEGWASGFLPEYASHALDNWRLSFDAVFTEANKSVVFRDTRSQVLRVNGVAQFTPDGRVRYDGVTGTTAQRTAFGITSTNPGSLRDIVAFNGNEGESYTLGVSASRSFDNGLDVLVGYAFQQNDDQTASLRNGTTAGGLYGNGVSRFDPNIEDYGTSSEEIQNRFKAELNYRHNFFGDYETRFNLFGEIRDGRPISFTMGDGTSPRSPTFGVNRGGQLLYVPDFGNDANPNDLQVGNVFFIDATTRDRFRALVDTFGLPYGRVLQKGEGTDDQPEIYQLDFQFSQELPVAFLPGRLRFTADVQNVANLLNDEWGIIEEYGNLETQNLITARCADASGVVAPTGSPVCTTYQYSTPSPTADVIGRNQSASLWAIQLGLRYSF, encoded by the coding sequence ATGACGAACCGCTCTCGGGCGTTCTGGGCCGGCACCGCCCTCGTGACGTCGCTCGCGATGTCCACTGCCGTCTATGCGCAGGAAACCACCTCGGCCATCCGCGGCACGGTCGCTACGGCCGACGGGCTCCCGATTTCGGGTGCCAGCATCCGCGTCGTCCACGAGCCTTCGGGCACGACCACGACGACCCTGACCGGCTCGGACGGCGTGTTCGACGCCCGCGGCCTTCGGGTCGGCGGTCCGTACACGGTGTCGGTCGGGGCCGAGGGCTATGCCGCCGACTCGCTGGATGGCGTCATCATCGGTGCCGGTGACACCCTGCGCCTGAACTTCGACCTGGAAAGCGCCTCGGCCGTGGACGACATCGTCGTCATCGGCGCGCGCGACGTGACCGCCAACAACACGGGCGTCAGCTCCACCCTGGACGCCGACGACATCGCTGGCGTCGTCTCGATCAACCGCGACATCCGCGACCTGGCCCGCCGCAACATCCTGGTGTCGAGCAATGCGCGCGACAACGGCGGCATCTCGATCGCCGGCTCCAACCCGCGCACCAACCGCGTGTCGATCGACGGCATCGCGGCCCAGGACGAGTTCGGCCTGAATGGCGGCGGCCTGCCGACCCGTCGCGGCCCCGTGTCGCTGGACGCGGTCGAGCAGTTCACGGTCAGTGCCGTGCCGGTCGACGTCGAGAACGGCGATTTCAACGGCGGTGCGCTGGATGTGGTTCTGAAGTCCGGCGGCAACGATTTCCACGGCACGGCCTTCGTCAACTATCTGAACGACGGTCTGGTCGGCGATTCGATCCGTGGCGCCAACATCCCGTCGCAGGTCACCCAGACCAACTACGGCTTCTTCGTCTCCGGCCCCCTCTGGCAGGATCGTCTGTTCTTCTCCAGCTCGTACGAATTCTACGAGTCGGTCGATCAGACGGCGATCGGACCGGCAGGTGCCGGGTTCTCTAACTCGATCATCGGCATCACCCAGGCCAACATCGATTCCTTCATCAACGACTTCAACACGATCTATGCCTCCGACTTCCCGATCGGCAACATCGATCGCACCAAGCCGATCCTCGACGAGAAATACACCGTCAAGCTGGACTGGAACATCACCGACAACCAGCGTCTGTCGGCGACCTATCGGAACGCCGAGTCGTCCCTGACGGCCGGCGGTGGCAACCGGACCAGCCTGAGCACCACGACGGCGGCTCTGTCGTCGCAGTGGTATGTGACCGGGGAGAACGACGAAGCCTATGCGGTGGAGCTGAACTCCAACTGGACCAACAGCCTGTCCAGCCAGATCCGCTACAGCGAGCGGAACTACGTCCGCCTTCAGCAGCCGCCCGGCGGCCAGATCTTCTCCGATGTCACCGTGTGCGGCGACCTGAACCGTACCATCACCAACAACGTGATCACGTCGTGCACCCCGACGTCGCAGTATCGCTTCGGTCCCGACCTGAACCGTCACGCCAACTATCTGGAAACGTCCAATAAGACCCTGCTGGCGAAGGCCGAGTACGCGCTGGGCGATAACCTGTTCAAGATCGGCTACCAGGGCCAGGAAATCGAAGTCTTCAACATCTTCGTGCCCAACTCGCGCGGCACCTACTATTTCGACTCCCTGACCGACTTCCGGACCGGCCAGGCGTCGCGTCTGGTCTATACGAACGCCATCACCGGAAATGCCAACGACGCCGCAGCGGTGTTCAAGTATCGGCTGAACTCGGTGTTCGCCCAGGACACGCTGGAACTGACCCCGAGCCTGACCATCCAGGCCGGCGTCCGTTACGACTGGTACAGCAGCGACGCCAAGCCCGCCTACAACGCCAACTTCGTGGCGCGGAACGGCTTCTCGAACCAGTCGACCTACGACGGCATGGAAATCCTGATGCCGCGCGTCTCGGTCGAGTGGGACACGACCGACTGGCTGACGATCAACGGCGGCGTGGGCCTGTTCTCGGGCGGACTGCCCGACGTTCTGCTCTCGAACGTCTTCTCGGTCACGGGCGTCCTGACCTCGGGCATCCAGATCGAGCGAAATGCCGACGGCACCTTCCGTGAAACCACGGGCGTGGCCGGCTTCACCCCTGCCATCGGTGCCGCGGCGCTGAACCTCAACCTGGCCGACCCGCGCACCTTCTACGACATTCCTGCGGCCGTTCGGGCCCTCCAGGGCGGCGCGGTGGCCTCGCCGGTCTCGGAAGTGAATGCCTTCAGCCCTTCGTACGAACTTCCGTCCGACTGGCGCTACTTCCTCAATGCCACGGTCGAGGCGCCGGAAGGCTGGGCGTCGGGCTTCCTTCCCGAATATGCCTCGCACGCGCTCGACAACTGGCGCCTGAGCTTCGACGCCGTATTCACCGAGGCGAACAAGTCGGTCGTGTTCCGCGACACCCGCTCGCAGGTCCTGCGCGTGAACGGTGTTGCACAGTTCACGCCGGACGGTCGGGTTCGCTACGATGGCGTGACCGGCACGACCGCGCAGCGCACGGCTTTCGGCATCACCTCGACCAACCCGGGCTCATTGCGCGATATCGTCGCCTTCAACGGCAATGAGGGTGAATCCTACACCCTGGGCGTCAGCGCCTCGCGCAGCTTCGACAACGGCCTCGACGTTCTGGTCGGGTATGCCTTCCAGCAAAACGATGACCAGACGGCCAGCCTGCGCAACGGCACGACCGCCGGTGGCCTCTATGGCAACGGTGTCTCGCGCTTTGATCCGAACATCGAGGACTACGGAACCTCGTCCGAAGAAATCCAGAATCGCTTCAAGGCCGAACTCAACTATCGCCACAACTTCTTCGGCGACTACGAGACCCGCTTCAACCTGTTCGGTGAAATCCGCGACGGTCGCCCGATCAGCTTCACGATGGGCGACGGCACCTCGCCGCGCAGCCCGACCTTCGGTGTGAACCGTGGTGGTCAGCTTCTGTATGTCCCGGACTTCGGCAATGATGCGAACCCGAACGACCTGCAGGTCGGCAACGTGTTCTTCATCGACGCCACGACCCGCGATCGCTTCCGCGCCCTCGTCGACACCTTCGGCCTGCCCTACGGCCGTGTCCTGCAGAAGGGCGAAGGCACTGACGACCAGCCGGAGATCTACCAGCTGGACTTCCAGTTCAGCCAGGAACTGCCGGTCGCCTTCCTGCCGGGCCGCCTGCGCTTCACCGCCGACGTCCAGAACGTCGCCAATCTGCTCAACGACGAATGGGGTATCATCGAGGAGTATGGCAACCTCGAAACCCAGAACCTGATCACCGCGCGTTGCGCCGACGCTTCCGGCGTCGTGGCACCGACCGGCAGCCCGGTCTGCACGACCTATCAGTATTCGACGCCCAGCCCCACGGCGGATGTCATCGGCCGGAACCAGAGCGCCTCTCTCTGGGCCATCCAGCTGGGCCTGCGTTACTCGTTCTAA
- the msrA gene encoding peptide-methionine (S)-S-oxide reductase MsrA produces MPALTRFAAAAAVLLGACSQGEPAGAQPPVVQTGPDSGRREVAVFAGGCFWSVESNFEHMPGVVSAVSGYAGGTSPNPTYEAVSRGNDHVEAVQVTYDPARISYRQLVDRFWRTIDPTDANGQFCDTGPAYGTAVFATPAQRPVAEASRAAAVAVIGARRFTTPVRPAGRFWPAEAYHQDFARLNPVRYGGYSRFCGREARLRAVWGR; encoded by the coding sequence ATGCCCGCCCTGACCCGCTTCGCCGCCGCCGCCGCCGTCCTGCTGGGGGCGTGTTCGCAGGGCGAGCCGGCCGGCGCCCAGCCGCCGGTCGTCCAGACCGGGCCGGACAGTGGCCGACGCGAGGTCGCCGTCTTCGCCGGGGGCTGCTTCTGGTCGGTGGAATCGAACTTCGAGCACATGCCGGGCGTGGTCTCGGCCGTGTCGGGCTATGCGGGCGGCACGTCCCCCAATCCGACCTATGAGGCGGTGTCGCGCGGCAATGATCATGTCGAGGCGGTGCAGGTGACCTATGATCCGGCGCGCATTTCCTATCGCCAGCTGGTCGACCGGTTCTGGCGTACGATCGATCCGACGGACGCCAACGGCCAGTTCTGCGATACCGGACCGGCCTATGGTACCGCCGTCTTCGCCACGCCGGCGCAACGACCGGTCGCGGAGGCCTCCCGTGCCGCCGCCGTCGCCGTGATCGGTGCGCGCCGGTTCACCACGCCGGTCCGGCCGGCCGGGCGTTTCTGGCCGGCGGAGGCCTATCATCAGGATTTCGCGCGTCTGAACCCGGTCCGCTACGGTGGCTACAGCCGGTTCTGCGGGCGCGAAGCCCGGTTGAGAGCCGTCTGGGGCCGCTGA
- a CDS encoding capsular biosynthesis protein — translation MLENGYFRPDWITVEQDGVNARSAWPATARPMIRRSRDPPGPAGGRALPHHVAISWYHLHQFLVRPFAFRRYAQPYTTPAWLQCASHIRRYFGLMLRASIEADAQAIRARGPFFIACLQREGDAQLLRYSHYADNTAFLAEVLTSFGRHAPADARLVVKNHPLDPGLVDLRRMTRVLAIERGIADRVDFIDGGNLAQLCRASSGMVVNNSSAALSALGFKTPVKVLGEAFFDFDGLTDQQSIHAFWTKPATPDPDLFTRFRAHVINQTQVNGNYHEPRALIPTAIAIANRFQNAE, via the coding sequence GTGCTCGAGAACGGCTATTTCCGGCCGGACTGGATCACGGTCGAGCAGGACGGGGTCAATGCCCGCTCGGCCTGGCCCGCCACCGCTCGGCCTATGATCCGCCGATCCCGAGATCCTCCCGGCCCGGCCGGTGGGCGCGCCCTGCCGCACCATGTGGCCATCAGCTGGTATCACTTGCACCAGTTCCTGGTCCGGCCGTTCGCCTTCCGGCGCTATGCCCAGCCCTATACGACCCCGGCCTGGCTGCAGTGCGCCAGCCATATCCGGCGCTATTTCGGCCTGATGCTGCGCGCCTCGATCGAGGCCGACGCCCAGGCGATCCGGGCCCGCGGCCCCTTCTTCATCGCCTGCCTGCAGCGCGAGGGCGACGCCCAGCTGCTGCGCTACTCCCACTATGCCGACAACACCGCCTTCCTCGCCGAGGTCCTGACCTCCTTTGGCAGACACGCGCCCGCCGACGCCCGGCTGGTGGTCAAGAACCATCCGCTGGATCCCGGCCTGGTCGACCTGCGCCGCATGACCCGGGTCCTGGCCATCGAGCGCGGCATCGCCGACCGCGTCGACTTCATCGACGGCGGCAACCTTGCCCAGCTGTGCCGCGCCTCCAGCGGCATGGTGGTCAACAACTCCTCGGCCGCCCTCTCGGCCCTGGGCTTCAAAACCCCCGTCAAGGTCCTGGGCGAGGCCTTCTTCGACTTCGACGGCCTCACCGACCAGCAATCCATCCACGCCTTCTGGACCAAACCCGCCACCCCCGACCCCGACCTGTTCACCCGCTTCCGAGCCCACGTCATCAACCAGACACAGGTCAACGGAAACTACCACGAACCCAGAGCCCTCATCCCAACCGCAATCGCCATCGCAAACCGATTCCAGAACGCAGAATAG
- a CDS encoding outer membrane beta-barrel protein, which produces MRFKTLFLASSAAAAFALAAGSASAEPDGWYGAVDAGYQFIDDINAESSVTGQNLSFEVNDGWAAFARLGYRFDANWRVELEGGYRSGDIGKVRAVSGPNGICNVTPASGPCFSPEGDIESTTLMANVIYDIGGEYGGVRPFVGLGVGVNRVATDFAGRYRQGAGTIVADDSSTKFAAQAIAGLSYAVGDRANIDLTYRYLTGDAEFDTVSSPATRNQGTFEGDYDQSHTVTLGLRYAFGAEEAAPPPPPPPPPPPPPPPPPPPPPPPPPPPPAPTAREFVVYFDWDRSDLTAEARSVVTQAATYARSGRPTRVLVVGYADTSGSAAYNVGLSNRRSRTVADALVAQGVNGGVIALDAKGETNLARATADGVREPLNRRATIGINF; this is translated from the coding sequence ATGCGTTTCAAGACCTTGTTCCTGGCTTCCAGCGCGGCGGCGGCATTTGCCCTGGCCGCTGGTTCTGCGTCGGCTGAGCCGGATGGCTGGTATGGGGCGGTAGACGCCGGTTATCAGTTTATCGATGACATCAACGCCGAGTCTTCGGTGACGGGTCAGAACCTGAGCTTTGAAGTGAACGACGGCTGGGCTGCGTTTGCGCGTCTGGGCTATCGTTTTGACGCCAACTGGCGGGTGGAGCTGGAGGGCGGCTATCGCTCGGGCGACATCGGCAAGGTTCGCGCGGTTTCGGGTCCGAACGGCATCTGCAATGTGACGCCGGCCTCGGGTCCCTGCTTCTCGCCGGAAGGCGACATTGAATCCACCACGCTGATGGCCAATGTCATCTATGACATCGGTGGCGAGTACGGTGGCGTTCGTCCGTTCGTGGGTCTGGGCGTCGGTGTGAACCGCGTCGCGACCGACTTCGCCGGTCGCTATCGCCAGGGTGCCGGCACGATCGTGGCCGACGACAGCTCGACCAAGTTCGCGGCCCAGGCCATTGCCGGCCTGAGCTATGCCGTGGGTGACCGCGCCAACATCGACCTGACCTACCGCTATCTGACGGGCGATGCCGAGTTCGACACCGTGTCGAGCCCGGCCACGCGTAACCAGGGCACGTTCGAAGGCGACTATGACCAGTCGCACACCGTGACGCTGGGCCTGCGCTATGCGTTCGGTGCCGAGGAAGCGGCTCCGCCGCCGCCCCCGCCGCCGCCGCCGCCTCCGCCCCCGCCGCCGCCTCCCCCGCCGCCGCCTCCGCCGCCTCCGCCGCCTCCGGCTCCGACGGCGCGTGAGTTCGTGGTGTATTTCGACTGGGATCGTTCGGACCTGACGGCCGAAGCCCGCTCGGTGGTGACCCAGGCTGCGACCTACGCCAGGTCGGGTCGTCCGACGCGCGTTCTGGTCGTCGGTTACGCCGATACGTCCGGCTCGGCCGCCTACAATGTGGGCCTGTCGAACCGTCGTTCGCGCACCGTGGCCGATGCCCTGGTCGCCCAAGGTGTCAACGGCGGCGTGATCGCCCTGGACGCCAAGGGTGAAACCAACCTGGCCCGTGCGACCGCCGACGGCGTTCGCGAGCCTCTGAACCGTCGCGCCACCATCGGCATCAACTTCTAG
- the cysC gene encoding adenylyl-sulfate kinase, translating to MDRSAIAVRPAPPPAGSRDLLRFLTCGSVDDGKSTLIGRLLFELGQVPEDQLATLIRDSRRFGTDGDAADYALLLDGLSAEREQGITIDVAYRYFSSPRRSFIVADTPGHVQYTRNMATGASTCDLAVILVDATKGLSEQTRRHSRIVALFGIRQVILAVNKMDAVGDDAAVFDAIRTAYAEVALEQGLTHVTAIPVSARHGHNLVRHSASTPWYTGPTLIEALEAAETQPPGRDAPFRLPVQYVSRPDEKFRGYSGSVGSGRIAVGDSIIVAPSGRTADVARIVRAGEWADTAEAGDAVTLVLDRDIDIARGDVLAPPTDRPAAVDRFSARLLWMDEAPLDPARSYLLRIGTALVPARLTATDEIVALTMNEIGDRIIHTTGRVAFDAFADHPGTGALILIDRDTHATVAAGTALAALDQPTDIHRVAPAVDRAAKERRNGHSGGVVWLTGLSASGKSTIAAAIERRLYTIGVRTAVLDGDNLRHGVNRDLGFSDADRSENVRRVAEVARLFADNGVVAICALISPTQIQRAQARDICTDIPFLEVFVDTPLELCRARDPKALYARADAGAVIGLTGVGSTYEPPQSPDLTLPTAELTPDEAARAVEDCLASRGVIPPQAIVPGA from the coding sequence ATGGACCGTTCGGCCATCGCCGTGCGCCCTGCGCCCCCTCCCGCCGGATCGCGCGATCTGCTGCGCTTCCTGACCTGCGGTTCGGTCGACGACGGCAAGTCGACCCTGATCGGTCGCCTGCTTTTTGAACTGGGTCAGGTGCCGGAGGATCAGCTGGCCACCCTGATCCGGGACTCCCGGCGCTTCGGCACCGACGGCGATGCGGCCGACTATGCCCTTCTGCTGGACGGACTGTCGGCTGAACGCGAGCAGGGCATCACCATCGATGTCGCCTATCGCTATTTCAGCTCGCCGCGCCGCAGCTTCATCGTCGCCGATACCCCCGGTCACGTGCAGTACACCCGAAACATGGCGACGGGGGCTTCGACCTGCGATCTCGCGGTCATCCTGGTCGATGCCACCAAGGGCCTGTCGGAACAGACCCGCCGCCACAGCCGCATCGTCGCTCTGTTCGGCATTCGTCAGGTCATCCTGGCGGTCAACAAGATGGATGCGGTGGGCGACGACGCGGCCGTCTTCGACGCCATCCGGACTGCCTATGCCGAGGTCGCCCTGGAGCAGGGCCTGACCCACGTCACCGCCATCCCCGTCAGCGCCCGTCACGGCCACAACCTGGTCCGTCACTCGGCCTCCACCCCCTGGTACACCGGCCCGACCCTGATCGAGGCGCTGGAGGCGGCGGAGACCCAGCCACCCGGCCGCGACGCGCCGTTCCGCCTTCCGGTCCAGTACGTCAGCCGCCCGGATGAAAAGTTCCGTGGCTACAGCGGCTCTGTTGGCTCCGGCCGGATCGCCGTCGGTGATTCCATCATTGTGGCCCCCTCGGGCCGCACCGCCGACGTCGCCCGCATCGTCCGCGCCGGCGAGTGGGCCGACACCGCCGAGGCCGGGGACGCCGTGACCCTGGTGCTGGATCGCGACATAGACATCGCCCGTGGCGACGTCCTGGCTCCGCCCACCGACCGCCCGGCTGCCGTCGACCGGTTCTCGGCCCGTCTGCTATGGATGGACGAAGCCCCGCTGGACCCCGCCCGCAGCTATCTGCTCCGCATCGGAACCGCCCTCGTCCCCGCCCGTCTGACCGCCACGGACGAGATCGTGGCCCTGACCATGAACGAGATCGGCGACCGGATCATCCACACCACCGGCCGCGTCGCCTTCGACGCCTTCGCCGACCATCCCGGCACCGGGGCCCTGATCCTGATCGACCGGGACACCCATGCGACGGTTGCCGCCGGGACGGCGCTCGCCGCCCTCGACCAGCCGACCGACATCCACCGCGTGGCCCCCGCTGTCGATCGCGCGGCCAAGGAGCGGCGCAACGGACATTCGGGCGGCGTCGTCTGGCTGACGGGCCTGTCCGCCTCGGGCAAGTCGACCATCGCGGCGGCTATAGAGCGCCGCTTGTACACCATCGGCGTCCGTACCGCTGTGCTGGATGGCGACAACCTGCGTCACGGAGTCAATCGCGACCTGGGATTCTCCGACGCCGACCGCAGCGAGAACGTCCGCCGCGTCGCCGAGGTCGCGCGGCTGTTCGCCGACAACGGCGTCGTCGCCATCTGCGCCCTGATCTCGCCCACCCAGATACAGCGTGCCCAGGCGCGGGACATCTGCACGGATATCCCCTTCCTGGAGGTGTTCGTGGATACGCCGCTCGAACTGTGCCGCGCCCGCGATCCCAAAGCGCTCTATGCCCGCGCCGACGCCGGGGCCGTCATCGGCCTGACGGGCGTCGGCTCGACCTACGAACCGCCGCAGTCCCCCGACCTGACCCTGCCGACCGCCGAACTGACCCCCGATGAGGCGGCGCGGGCGGTCGAGGACTGTCTGGCGTCGCGGGGCGTGATTCCACCTCAAGCGATCGTGCCCGGAGCCTGA